From Phragmites australis chromosome 5, lpPhrAust1.1, whole genome shotgun sequence, a single genomic window includes:
- the LOC133918702 gene encoding protein HIGH CHLOROPHYLL FLUORESCENCE PHENOTYPE 173, chloroplastic-like isoform X1 — translation MSRSSSCGGCVSSPPVVLGHPRGGFTASCSANARTNQKALFLGSKQLPLITYSPLRLASSRLSRREIMAFVGQQSWDIGRFVKTLYFFNGPPNPLMIVESIISSFASPASSEVPKKMETSDVVLVTGAIGGVGRWVVDILRKKGLPVRVLARNEDKARSMLGPDIDLIIGDVTKEDTLDPKLFKGINKVVNAVSVIVGPKEGDTSDRQTYKQGIKFFEPEIKGPSPEMVEYVGMQNLINAIKNSVGLSEGKLPFGLKGNLSGKIVWGALDDVVMGGVSESTFQILPTGSETGGTTGLFKGIVSTSNNGGFTSIRTKNFTVPEDLSAYDGIELRVKGDGRRYKLIIQTSVEWDAVGYTASFDTTKGEWQSPRTMTDAPPFDASNITSLQLMFSKFEYDGKLNPTFIEGPFELPFSSIRAYINEPITPRFVHVSSAGVTRPERLGLDLSKQPPAVRLNKELGSILTYKLKGEDLIRENGIPYTIVRPCALTEEPAGADLIFDQGDNITGKISREEVARICVAALASPNAVGKTFEVKSTVPFSEPYVIDPSNPPPEKDYKVYFKDLKEGITGKEALEATPAQV, via the exons AtgagccgctcctcctcctgcggcGGCTGCGTCTCTTCCCCTCCGGTGGTGCTCGGCCACCCGCGG GGGGGATTCACCGCTAGCTGCTCCGCCAACGCAAGAACAAATCAGAAGGCGCTTTTCCTGGGTTCAAAACAGCTCCCATTGATCACATACAGCCCATTAAGACTTGCGTCTTCGCGGTTGTCGCGGAGAGAGATAATGGCTTTTGTGGGACAGCAATCTTGGGACATCGGCAGATTTGTCAAGACTTTGTACTTCTTCAACGGGCCTCCAAACCCTCTCATG ATTGTAGAATCTATCATTAGCAGTTTCGCTAGCCCTGCTTCTAGTGAAGTGCCGAAGAAAATGGAAACATCTGATGTGGTGCTGGTCACTGGAGCGATCGGTGGTGTTGGGCGATGGGTGGTCGATATCTTGCGTAAGAAGGGATTGCCTGTTCGAGTATTG GCTAGAAATGAAGATAAGGCAAGGAGCATGTTGGGGCCGGACATAGACTTG ATAATAGGTGATGTTACGAAGGAAGATACACTTGATCCTAAGCTCTTCAAAGGGATCAATAAAGTAGTCAATGCAGTTTCTGTCATAGTAGGGCCAAAGGAAGGTGATACATCAGACAGGCAGACGTATAAACAA GGCATCAAGTTTTTTGAACCTGAG ATCAAGGGACCTTCGCCTGAAATGGTAGAGTATGTCGGAATGCAAAACTTGATTAACGCCATAAAGAATAGTGTTGGACTGAGTGAAGGAAAATTGCCTTTTGGGCTCAAAG GCAACTTATCTGGAAAGATCGTGTGGGGTGCACTTGATGACGTTGTAATGGGTGGCGTTAGTGAAAGTACATTCCAAATCCTACCAACAGGAAGTGAAACTGGTGGAACAACTGGATTGTTCAAag GTATTGTTTCTACTTCAAATAACGGTGGGTTTACTAGTATAAGGACAAAG AATTTTACTGTGCCAGAGGACCTCTCAGCATATGATGGTATTGAATTACGAGTTAAAGGTGATGGGCGACGGTATAAACTCATTATACAGACTAGCGTTGAATGGGACGCTGTTGGCTATACGGCAAGCTTTGACACCACTAAGGGTGAATGGCAAAGT CCTCGTACTATGACTGATGCTCCACCCTTCGATGCAAGCAACATCACTTCACTACAG CTTATGTTTAGCAAGTTTGAATACGACGGAAAGCTCAACCCAACATTTATTGAAGGTCCATTCGAGCTTCCTTTTTCGAGTATTAGAGCATACATAAACGAGCCAATCACTCCAAG GTTTGTTCATGTGAGTTCTGCAGGGGTTACAAGACCTGAAAGACTGGGGTTAGATTTAAGCAAACAACCTCCTGCTGTCCGCTTGAACAAAGAGCTTGGCTCCATTTTAACTTATAAGTTGAAG GGAGAGGATTTAATTCGGGAAAATGGTATTCCCTACACTATTGTGCGGCCATGCGCATTGACTGAGGAACCAGCTGGAGCCGATCTCATATTCGACCAGGGGGATAATATCACA GGAAAGATATCAAGGGAAGAAGTTGCCCGCATTTGTGTAGCAGCTCTGGCAAGTCCAAATGCAGTGGGGAAGACTTTCGAG GTCAAGAGCACTGTTCCATTCAGCGAACCATATGTAATCGATCCTTCAAATCCCCCTCCTGAAAAGGACTACAAAGTGTACTTCAAAGACCTCAAAGAAGGCATCACGGGTAAAGAGGCACTAGAAGCAACGCCTGCTCAAGTCTGA
- the LOC133918702 gene encoding protein HIGH CHLOROPHYLL FLUORESCENCE PHENOTYPE 173, chloroplastic-like isoform X2, with translation MIVESIISSFASPASSEVPKKMETSDVVLVTGAIGGVGRWVVDILRKKGLPVRVLARNEDKARSMLGPDIDLIIGDVTKEDTLDPKLFKGINKVVNAVSVIVGPKEGDTSDRQTYKQGIKFFEPEIKGPSPEMVEYVGMQNLINAIKNSVGLSEGKLPFGLKGNLSGKIVWGALDDVVMGGVSESTFQILPTGSETGGTTGLFKGIVSTSNNGGFTSIRTKNFTVPEDLSAYDGIELRVKGDGRRYKLIIQTSVEWDAVGYTASFDTTKGEWQSPRTMTDAPPFDASNITSLQLMFSKFEYDGKLNPTFIEGPFELPFSSIRAYINEPITPRFVHVSSAGVTRPERLGLDLSKQPPAVRLNKELGSILTYKLKGEDLIRENGIPYTIVRPCALTEEPAGADLIFDQGDNITGKISREEVARICVAALASPNAVGKTFEVKSTVPFSEPYVIDPSNPPPEKDYKVYFKDLKEGITGKEALEATPAQV, from the exons atg ATTGTAGAATCTATCATTAGCAGTTTCGCTAGCCCTGCTTCTAGTGAAGTGCCGAAGAAAATGGAAACATCTGATGTGGTGCTGGTCACTGGAGCGATCGGTGGTGTTGGGCGATGGGTGGTCGATATCTTGCGTAAGAAGGGATTGCCTGTTCGAGTATTG GCTAGAAATGAAGATAAGGCAAGGAGCATGTTGGGGCCGGACATAGACTTG ATAATAGGTGATGTTACGAAGGAAGATACACTTGATCCTAAGCTCTTCAAAGGGATCAATAAAGTAGTCAATGCAGTTTCTGTCATAGTAGGGCCAAAGGAAGGTGATACATCAGACAGGCAGACGTATAAACAA GGCATCAAGTTTTTTGAACCTGAG ATCAAGGGACCTTCGCCTGAAATGGTAGAGTATGTCGGAATGCAAAACTTGATTAACGCCATAAAGAATAGTGTTGGACTGAGTGAAGGAAAATTGCCTTTTGGGCTCAAAG GCAACTTATCTGGAAAGATCGTGTGGGGTGCACTTGATGACGTTGTAATGGGTGGCGTTAGTGAAAGTACATTCCAAATCCTACCAACAGGAAGTGAAACTGGTGGAACAACTGGATTGTTCAAag GTATTGTTTCTACTTCAAATAACGGTGGGTTTACTAGTATAAGGACAAAG AATTTTACTGTGCCAGAGGACCTCTCAGCATATGATGGTATTGAATTACGAGTTAAAGGTGATGGGCGACGGTATAAACTCATTATACAGACTAGCGTTGAATGGGACGCTGTTGGCTATACGGCAAGCTTTGACACCACTAAGGGTGAATGGCAAAGT CCTCGTACTATGACTGATGCTCCACCCTTCGATGCAAGCAACATCACTTCACTACAG CTTATGTTTAGCAAGTTTGAATACGACGGAAAGCTCAACCCAACATTTATTGAAGGTCCATTCGAGCTTCCTTTTTCGAGTATTAGAGCATACATAAACGAGCCAATCACTCCAAG GTTTGTTCATGTGAGTTCTGCAGGGGTTACAAGACCTGAAAGACTGGGGTTAGATTTAAGCAAACAACCTCCTGCTGTCCGCTTGAACAAAGAGCTTGGCTCCATTTTAACTTATAAGTTGAAG GGAGAGGATTTAATTCGGGAAAATGGTATTCCCTACACTATTGTGCGGCCATGCGCATTGACTGAGGAACCAGCTGGAGCCGATCTCATATTCGACCAGGGGGATAATATCACA GGAAAGATATCAAGGGAAGAAGTTGCCCGCATTTGTGTAGCAGCTCTGGCAAGTCCAAATGCAGTGGGGAAGACTTTCGAG GTCAAGAGCACTGTTCCATTCAGCGAACCATATGTAATCGATCCTTCAAATCCCCCTCCTGAAAAGGACTACAAAGTGTACTTCAAAGACCTCAAAGAAGGCATCACGGGTAAAGAGGCACTAGAAGCAACGCCTGCTCAAGTCTGA
- the LOC133917426 gene encoding uncharacterized protein LOC133917426 yields the protein MPCHAMTSSPSPSLLDLMSLSPSRDAALPSTAPEEGSCGTVQVVPRDVSDELLGKFQDAGELGFEYGTSGLWSPLVLRPEVLASAQASGPRRGRRRLTWRRKVFCCC from the exons atgccatgccatgccatgacgtcgtcgccgtcgccttcgCTCTTGGACCTCATGAGCCTCTCCCCTTCTCGTGACGCAGCTTTGCCATCAACGGCGCCAGAAGAAGGGAGCTGTGGCACGGTGCAGGTGGTGCCGAGGGACGTCTCGGACGAGCTCCTCGGCAAGTTCCAGGACGCCGGCGAGTTGGGCTTCGAGTACGGCACGAGCGGCCTCTGGTCGCCGCTGGTGCTGCGGCCCGAGGTCCTCGCCAGCGCGCAGGCCTCGGGCCCACGCCGAGGGAGGCGCCGCCTGACATGGAGGAGGAAG GTGTTCTGCTGTTGCTGA
- the LOC133918702 gene encoding protein HIGH CHLOROPHYLL FLUORESCENCE PHENOTYPE 173, chloroplastic-like isoform X3, producing the protein METSDVVLVTGAIGGVGRWVVDILRKKGLPVRVLARNEDKARSMLGPDIDLIIGDVTKEDTLDPKLFKGINKVVNAVSVIVGPKEGDTSDRQTYKQGIKFFEPEIKGPSPEMVEYVGMQNLINAIKNSVGLSEGKLPFGLKGNLSGKIVWGALDDVVMGGVSESTFQILPTGSETGGTTGLFKGIVSTSNNGGFTSIRTKNFTVPEDLSAYDGIELRVKGDGRRYKLIIQTSVEWDAVGYTASFDTTKGEWQSPRTMTDAPPFDASNITSLQLMFSKFEYDGKLNPTFIEGPFELPFSSIRAYINEPITPRFVHVSSAGVTRPERLGLDLSKQPPAVRLNKELGSILTYKLKGEDLIRENGIPYTIVRPCALTEEPAGADLIFDQGDNITGKISREEVARICVAALASPNAVGKTFEVKSTVPFSEPYVIDPSNPPPEKDYKVYFKDLKEGITGKEALEATPAQV; encoded by the exons ATGGAAACATCTGATGTGGTGCTGGTCACTGGAGCGATCGGTGGTGTTGGGCGATGGGTGGTCGATATCTTGCGTAAGAAGGGATTGCCTGTTCGAGTATTG GCTAGAAATGAAGATAAGGCAAGGAGCATGTTGGGGCCGGACATAGACTTG ATAATAGGTGATGTTACGAAGGAAGATACACTTGATCCTAAGCTCTTCAAAGGGATCAATAAAGTAGTCAATGCAGTTTCTGTCATAGTAGGGCCAAAGGAAGGTGATACATCAGACAGGCAGACGTATAAACAA GGCATCAAGTTTTTTGAACCTGAG ATCAAGGGACCTTCGCCTGAAATGGTAGAGTATGTCGGAATGCAAAACTTGATTAACGCCATAAAGAATAGTGTTGGACTGAGTGAAGGAAAATTGCCTTTTGGGCTCAAAG GCAACTTATCTGGAAAGATCGTGTGGGGTGCACTTGATGACGTTGTAATGGGTGGCGTTAGTGAAAGTACATTCCAAATCCTACCAACAGGAAGTGAAACTGGTGGAACAACTGGATTGTTCAAag GTATTGTTTCTACTTCAAATAACGGTGGGTTTACTAGTATAAGGACAAAG AATTTTACTGTGCCAGAGGACCTCTCAGCATATGATGGTATTGAATTACGAGTTAAAGGTGATGGGCGACGGTATAAACTCATTATACAGACTAGCGTTGAATGGGACGCTGTTGGCTATACGGCAAGCTTTGACACCACTAAGGGTGAATGGCAAAGT CCTCGTACTATGACTGATGCTCCACCCTTCGATGCAAGCAACATCACTTCACTACAG CTTATGTTTAGCAAGTTTGAATACGACGGAAAGCTCAACCCAACATTTATTGAAGGTCCATTCGAGCTTCCTTTTTCGAGTATTAGAGCATACATAAACGAGCCAATCACTCCAAG GTTTGTTCATGTGAGTTCTGCAGGGGTTACAAGACCTGAAAGACTGGGGTTAGATTTAAGCAAACAACCTCCTGCTGTCCGCTTGAACAAAGAGCTTGGCTCCATTTTAACTTATAAGTTGAAG GGAGAGGATTTAATTCGGGAAAATGGTATTCCCTACACTATTGTGCGGCCATGCGCATTGACTGAGGAACCAGCTGGAGCCGATCTCATATTCGACCAGGGGGATAATATCACA GGAAAGATATCAAGGGAAGAAGTTGCCCGCATTTGTGTAGCAGCTCTGGCAAGTCCAAATGCAGTGGGGAAGACTTTCGAG GTCAAGAGCACTGTTCCATTCAGCGAACCATATGTAATCGATCCTTCAAATCCCCCTCCTGAAAAGGACTACAAAGTGTACTTCAAAGACCTCAAAGAAGGCATCACGGGTAAAGAGGCACTAGAAGCAACGCCTGCTCAAGTCTGA